A window of the Hordeum vulgare subsp. vulgare chromosome 5H, MorexV3_pseudomolecules_assembly, whole genome shotgun sequence genome harbors these coding sequences:
- the LOC123452432 gene encoding cysteine desulfurase, mitochondrial: MALPRRLLPLFLRRGGRLPSSPAPTPARALSTAALPADAPAAEEEDDAITIKGVRISGRPLYLDMQATTPVDPRVLDAMLPFYLSRYGNPHSRTHLYGWESDAAVEEARASVARLIGADPREIFFTSGATECNNIAVKGVMHFYRDRRRHVITTQTEHKCVLDSCRYLQQEGFEVTYLPVRPDGLIDVAQLADAIRPDTGLVSVMAVNNEIGVVQPLEEIGRICREKGVPFHTDAAQALGKIPIDVNQMGIGLMSLSAHKIYGPKGVGALYLRRRPRIRVEPQMSGGGQERGIRSGTVPTPIVVGFGAACEIAAKEMDYDERRVSALQQRLLDGIRSKVDDVVINGSMEHRYAGNLNLSFAYVEGESLLMGLKEVAVSSGSACTSASLEPSYVLRALGVDEDMAHTSIRFGMGRFTTEEEVDRATELTVHQVLKLREMSPLYEMAKAGIDIKSIQWSQH, from the coding sequence ATGGCCCtcccccgccgcctcctccccctcttcctccgCCGCGGCGGCCGCCTCCCCTCTTCCCCCGCCCCCACACCCGCCCGCGCCCTCTCCACGGCAGCCCTGCCGGCCGACGCccccgccgcggaggaggaggacgacgccatCACCATCAAGGGCGTGCGCATCTCCGGCCGGCCGCTCTACCTGGACATGCAGGCGACCACGCCCGTCGACCCGCGGGTGCTCGACGCCATGCTCCCCTTCTACCTCTCCCGCTACGGCAACCCGCACTCCCGCACCCACCTCTACGGCTGGGAGTCGGACGCCGCCGTCGAGGAGGCCCGCGCGAGCGTCGCGAGGCTCATCGGCGCCGACCCCAGGGAGATCTTCTTCACCTCGGGCGCCACCGAGTGCAACAACATCGCCGTCAAGGGCGTCATGCACTTCTACCGCGACCGCCGCCGCCACGTCATCACCACCCAGACCGAGCACAAGTGCGTCCTCGACTCCTGCAGGTACCTCCAGCAAGAGGGCTTCGAGGTCACCTACCTCCCCGTTCGCCCCGACGGCCTCATTGACGTCGCACAGCTCGCCGATGCCATCCGCCCCGACACCGGGCTCGTCTCCGTCATGGCCGTCAACAACGAGATCGGCGTTGTCCAGCCGCTCGAGGAGATTGGCCGCATCTGCCGCGAGAAGGGCGTGCCCTTCCACACAGACGCCGCGCAGGCTCTCGGGAAGATCCCAATTGATGTCAACCAGATGGGGATTGGACTCATGTCACTGTCCGCGCACAAGATTTATGGACCCAAGGGTGTGGGTGCGCTCTACCTGCGCCGCCGCCCTCGCATTCGTGTGGAGCCACAGATGAGTGGAGGTGGCCAGGAGCGGGGTATCCGCAGTGGCACGGTGCCAACGCCCATTGTTGTAGGATTTGGTGCTGCCTGCGAAATTGCAGCCAAAGAGATGGACTACGATGAGAGGCGAGTTAGCGCTCTGCAGCAGCGTCTGCTTGATGGCATCCGTTCCAAGGTTGATGATGTTGTCATCAACGGTAGCATGGAGCACCGTTACGCGGGCAACCTAAACTTGTCATTTGCGTATGTCGAGGGCGAGAGCTTGCTGATGGGGCTGAAGGAGGTGGCTGTGTCAAGTGGCAGTGCATGCACCAGTGCTAGTCTGGAGCCTTCCTATGTGCTCAGGGCGCTTGGTGTGGATGAGGACATGGCACACACCTCCATTCGCTTTGGCATGGGCCGCTTCACCACCGAGGAAGAGGTGGACAGAGCAACTGAGCTCACTGTCCATCAGGTGCTTAAGCTCCGTGAGATGAGTCCACTCTATGAGATGGCTAAGGCAGGCATCGACATCAAGAGCATCCAGTGGTCGCAGCACTGA
- the LOC123395077 gene encoding BTB/POZ and MATH domain-containing protein 1-like — protein sequence MAPSDCAILPTRDSRIFRLRVRFSSPEGPRSGWVVSDTVVAGCRCAVVYHPRHWSPEIMVDITMLNNHVLEGDAKLSMSIHMVLLDKTGSPAPSMGRSKKNSLGFNTLIARRDDVKANCVVDDYFVVLCSVDINWIPPTSSLEQELPSLGHDLAIMWDKQDLTDVSFDVGGESFSAHRLVLATRSPVFRAELYGLMAESKMASITIHDMEASTFRTMLHYIYHGSLPDAGKVDVSSIMAQCQHLLVAADRYGVEGLKKICEDKLCCNGITTDTVVSMLELGEAHVCPKLKARCFDFLTDSDNFKMVGTSSEYLRLMQNFPTLLVEVRNRFKIAHGKPTIVEPGSNKKTRVNQNILGMMTEC from the coding sequence ATGGCCCCGTCAGATTGCGCAATACTCCCGACAAGAGACAGTCGCATCTTCCGCTTACGGGTAAGATTCTCGTCGCCCGAGGGTCCCCGTTCTGGCTGGGTTGTATCGGACACCGTCGTTGCTGGATGCAGATGCGCCGTTGTTTACCATCCTCGACATTGGAGCCCCGAAATCATGGTCGACATCACAATGCTGAATAACCACGTTCTGGAGGGCGATGCCAAGTTGTCTATGTCTATACACATGGTTTTACTCGACAAGACAGGTTCACCAGCGCCTTCCATGGGGAGGTCCAAAAAGAACTCTCTCGGATTTAACACTCTGATAGCAAGGAGGGATGATGTCAAGGCGAACTGTGTGGTCGACGACTACTTTGTGGTGTTGTGCTCCGTGGACATCAACTGGATACCTCCAACTTCGTCGCTGGAGCAGGAGCTCCCGAGTTTGGGTCATGATCTTGCCATCATGTGGGATAAACAAGACCTCACCGATGTTTCCTTCGATGTTGGCGGGGAGAGCTTCAGCGCACATCGCCTCGTGCTCGCTACCCGATCGCCAGTCTTCAGAGCAGAGCTCTATGGCCTGATGGCTGAGAGCAAGATGGCATCTATCACCATCCATGACATGGAGGCCTCTACCTTCAGAACTATGCTCCATTACATATATCATGGTTCGCTGCCTGATGCTGGCAAGGTGGATGTTTCTTCCATCATGGCACAGTGTCAGCATCTGCTTGTAGCCGCTGATAGGTATGGGGTGGAGGGGCTAAAGAAGATCTGTGAGGACAAGCTATGTTGCAATGGTATCACGACAGACACTGTGGTTTCAATGTTGGAACTTGGGGAGGCCCATGTCTGCCCCAAACTCAAAGCCAGGTGCTTTGATTTCCTCACTGATAGTGACAATTTCAAGATGGTCGGAACGTCAAGTGAGTACCTCCGTTTGATGCAGAACTTTCCGACTCTTTTGGTTGAAGTACGGAATAGGTTCAAGATAGCGCATGGAAAACCGACCATCGTGGAACCGGGTTCTAACAAGAAAACTAGAGTAAACCAGAATATATTAGGCATGATGACGGAATGTTGA